The proteins below come from a single Plantactinospora sp. KBS50 genomic window:
- a CDS encoding M20/M25/M40 family metallo-hydrolase → MTSSPEPAVPPVDGEVVDLCRDLLRIDTTNTGDNDTCAGERRAAEYVAEKLAEVGVDSRIHESAPGRASVLARIEGADPSRGALLVHGHLDVVPADPAEWSVHPFAGELRDGYLWGRGAIDMKDFDAMVLAVVRHWRRTGVRPDRDIVLAYTADEEAGSDYGAHFLVNRHAAEFDGCTEAIGEVGGFSYTVSDDLRLYLIETAEKGIDWLRLHTRGRPGHGSFVHDDNAVTALAEAVARIGRHRFPVVVTPTVRAFLEQVSDALGVELDPDDPQTAIAKLGPIATIIGATIRNTANPTRLAAGYKDNVIPGRATATIDCRSLPGQGELLLEQLRELIGPDIEIEHIQRQDALETTFDGELVDAMAAALRAEDTGARAVPYMLSGGTDAKAWRRLGIRCFGFAPLRLPADLNFSSLFHGIDERVPVDGLQFGVRVLDRFLRAC, encoded by the coding sequence ATGACCAGCTCCCCGGAACCCGCCGTGCCGCCCGTCGACGGCGAGGTCGTCGACCTCTGCCGCGATCTGCTGCGGATCGACACCACGAACACGGGCGACAACGACACCTGCGCCGGCGAGCGGCGGGCGGCGGAGTACGTCGCCGAGAAGCTCGCCGAGGTGGGCGTGGACAGCCGCATCCACGAGTCGGCGCCGGGCCGGGCGAGCGTGCTGGCCCGGATCGAGGGTGCCGACCCGTCCCGCGGCGCGCTGCTGGTGCACGGGCACCTCGACGTGGTGCCGGCGGATCCGGCCGAGTGGTCGGTGCACCCGTTCGCCGGCGAGCTGCGCGACGGCTACCTGTGGGGTCGGGGAGCCATCGACATGAAGGACTTCGACGCGATGGTGCTCGCGGTGGTCCGGCACTGGCGGCGCACCGGCGTGCGCCCGGACCGGGACATCGTGCTGGCGTACACCGCGGACGAGGAGGCCGGCAGCGACTACGGCGCGCACTTCCTGGTCAACCGGCACGCCGCGGAGTTCGACGGCTGCACCGAGGCGATCGGCGAGGTGGGCGGGTTCTCCTACACGGTCAGCGACGACCTGCGGCTCTACCTGATCGAGACGGCCGAGAAGGGCATCGACTGGCTGCGCCTGCACACCCGGGGGCGTCCCGGGCACGGCTCGTTCGTGCACGACGACAACGCGGTGACGGCGCTGGCCGAAGCGGTGGCCCGGATCGGCCGGCACCGCTTCCCGGTGGTGGTGACCCCGACCGTGCGGGCCTTCCTGGAACAGGTGTCCGACGCGCTGGGGGTGGAGCTGGACCCGGACGACCCGCAGACGGCGATCGCCAAGCTCGGACCGATCGCCACGATCATCGGCGCCACGATCCGCAACACCGCCAACCCGACCCGGCTGGCGGCCGGGTACAAGGACAACGTCATCCCCGGCCGGGCCACCGCCACGATCGACTGCCGGAGCCTGCCGGGCCAGGGCGAGCTGCTGCTGGAGCAGTTGCGCGAGCTGATCGGCCCGGACATCGAGATCGAGCACATCCAGCGGCAGGACGCGCTGGAGACCACCTTCGACGGCGAACTGGTCGACGCGATGGCCGCCGCGCTGCGCGCCGAGGACACCGGCGCGCGGGCGGTGCCGTACATGCTCTCCGGCGGCACCGACGCGAAGGCGTGGCGCCGGCTGGGCATCCGCTGCTTCGGATTCGCGCCGCTGCGGCTGCCGGCCGACCTGAACTTTTCGTCGCTGTTCCACGGCATTGACGAGCGGGTACCGGTGGACGGACTACAGTTCGGCGTGCGGGTGCTCGACCGGTTCCTGCGGGCCTGCTGA
- a CDS encoding DUF5703 family protein has protein sequence MDYEYAPLRLPPNVDRVTATAQLAIQAEFSGWELARVRLYPDGTRQVMLRRRVANPTQPGLSY, from the coding sequence ATGGACTACGAATACGCGCCGCTGCGGTTACCGCCGAACGTCGACCGGGTGACCGCCACGGCGCAGCTGGCGATCCAGGCCGAGTTCTCGGGGTGGGAGCTGGCCCGGGTACGGCTCTACCCGGACGGCACCCGTCAGGTGATGCTCCGGCGCCGGGTGGCCAACCCCACCCAGCCCGGCCTGTCGTACTGA
- a CDS encoding aldo/keto reductase, which yields MQQRPLGRSGLAVSRLALGTMTWGRDTDADDAAAQLKSYLDAGGNLVDTADVYGDGDAEAVIGSLLGTLVDRDDLLIATKAGLRPGAGRRRDNSRGHLLRTLDASLRRLGTDHVDLWQVHGYDPGTPLEETLGALDHAVASGRVRYVGVSNFSGWQTARAASWQAAFPGRAPVVATQVEYSLLERGIEREVLPACAALGLGVLPWSPLGRGVLTGKYRHGRPADSRAASPHYEPFVARYLEPRCSSIVEAVATAAGGLGVSPLEVALAWVRDRPGVVAPILGARTIGQLLGGLQVERITLPEEISRALDDVSSVPVGYPERDG from the coding sequence ATGCAGCAGCGACCGCTCGGCCGAAGCGGGCTGGCGGTCTCCCGGCTCGCGCTCGGCACCATGACCTGGGGTCGGGACACCGACGCGGACGACGCTGCCGCTCAACTGAAAAGCTACCTGGACGCCGGCGGCAACCTTGTCGACACCGCCGACGTGTACGGCGACGGCGACGCCGAGGCGGTCATCGGGTCGCTGCTGGGCACCCTGGTCGACCGGGACGACCTGCTGATCGCCACCAAGGCCGGGCTGCGCCCGGGCGCCGGGCGCCGCCGGGACAACTCCCGGGGTCACCTGCTGCGGACCCTGGACGCGTCGCTGCGCCGGCTCGGCACCGACCACGTGGACCTGTGGCAGGTGCACGGCTACGACCCGGGCACCCCGCTGGAGGAGACCCTCGGCGCGCTGGATCACGCGGTGGCCAGCGGGCGGGTCCGGTACGTCGGGGTGTCCAACTTCTCCGGCTGGCAGACCGCCCGGGCCGCCAGCTGGCAGGCCGCGTTTCCCGGGCGGGCGCCGGTGGTGGCCACCCAGGTGGAGTACTCGCTGCTGGAGCGCGGCATCGAACGGGAGGTGCTGCCGGCCTGCGCCGCGCTCGGGCTCGGCGTGCTGCCCTGGTCGCCGCTGGGTCGGGGGGTGCTGACCGGCAAGTACCGGCACGGCCGCCCGGCCGACTCGCGGGCCGCCTCGCCGCACTACGAGCCGTTCGTGGCCCGCTACCTGGAGCCGCGCTGTTCCAGCATCGTCGAGGCGGTGGCCACCGCGGCCGGCGGCCTCGGCGTCTCGCCGCTGGAGGTGGCGCTGGCCTGGGTCCGGGACCGGCCCGGGGTGGTGGCGCCGATCCTCGGCGCCCGGACCATCGGCCAACTGCTCGGTGGGTTGCAGGTGGAGCGGATCACCCTGCCCGAGGAGATCAGCCGGGCGCTGGACGACGTGTCGTCGGTGCCGGTGGGCTATCCCGAGCGGGACGGCTGA
- a CDS encoding LLM class F420-dependent oxidoreductase, translated as MRLGLSLGYQTAWSTPADHLALAQEADRLGYAVVWAAEAYGSDSPSMLAWLAGQTERIDVGSAVMQIPGRTPAMTAMTATTIDALSGGRFRLGLGVSGPQVSEGWHGVRFARPLQRTREYVDIVKLAVARKQVEYAGEHYTLPLPDGPGKALRLGFHPPREHIPIYLAAVGPKNLELAGEIADGWLAIFYAPDFAAEQLAAVAAGRARAGRDLAGFDVVPSVPVVVGDDVANCAELVRWYAALYVGGMGSREKNFYTELATRMGYGDAAREVQDLYLSKQHRDAAAAVPLEFIDRTSLLGPVERIAERMRTYAESGVTTLSVTLFAADRESGVETLRNCAQALELSGVGE; from the coding sequence GTGCGACTCGGGCTCAGCCTCGGATATCAGACGGCCTGGAGTACGCCGGCCGACCACCTCGCCCTGGCCCAGGAGGCCGACCGGCTCGGTTACGCGGTGGTGTGGGCCGCCGAGGCGTACGGCTCCGACTCGCCCAGCATGCTCGCGTGGCTGGCCGGGCAGACCGAGCGGATCGACGTGGGCTCGGCGGTGATGCAGATCCCGGGCCGGACCCCGGCGATGACCGCGATGACCGCCACCACCATCGACGCGCTCTCCGGCGGCCGGTTCCGGCTCGGCCTGGGCGTGTCCGGGCCGCAGGTCTCCGAGGGCTGGCACGGGGTGCGGTTCGCCCGGCCGTTGCAGCGGACCCGGGAGTACGTCGACATCGTCAAGCTCGCGGTGGCCCGCAAGCAGGTCGAGTACGCGGGCGAGCACTACACGCTGCCGCTGCCCGACGGACCCGGCAAGGCGCTGCGGCTGGGCTTCCATCCGCCCCGCGAGCACATCCCGATCTACCTGGCGGCGGTCGGCCCGAAGAACCTGGAACTGGCCGGCGAGATCGCCGACGGCTGGCTGGCGATCTTCTACGCGCCGGACTTCGCGGCCGAGCAGCTCGCGGCGGTGGCCGCCGGACGGGCCCGGGCCGGCCGCGACCTGGCCGGGTTCGACGTGGTGCCCAGCGTCCCGGTGGTGGTCGGCGACGACGTGGCCAACTGCGCCGAACTGGTCCGCTGGTACGCCGCGCTCTACGTGGGCGGGATGGGCAGCCGGGAGAAGAACTTCTACACCGAGCTGGCCACCCGGATGGGTTACGGCGACGCCGCCCGAGAGGTGCAGGATCTCTATCTGTCCAAGCAGCACCGGGACGCCGCGGCGGCCGTACCGCTGGAGTTCATCGACCGTACGTCGCTGCTCGGGCCGGTGGAGCGGATCGCCGAGCGGATGCGCACGTACGCGGAATCCGGCGTGACCACCCTGTCGGTGACGCTGTTCGCGGCCGACCGGGAAAGCGGCGTGGAGACGCTGCGCAACTGTGCCCAGGCGCTGGAACTGTCCGGGGTCGGCGAGTGA
- a CDS encoding undecaprenyl-diphosphate phosphatase: protein MGWVEVIVLGLVQGLTEFLPISSSAHLRITSAIFFRQDAGASFTAVTQLGTEAAVLVYFAKDIWRITRTWVVGIWDRSVRSSLDYRMAWYVIVGTIPIGIFGLLFKDDIRTAARNLWLVATVLIVFAFILAFAEFWGRQTRTIKNFTMRDAIVMGFAQAMALIPGVSRSGGTLTAGLFLNLTREVAARYSFLLAIPAVLISGLFSLPDVFDSSGHHPSGAQMVVATVIAFGVGYASIAWLLRYVSHHTLYLFVLYRVALGSLVLALLMTGTIAAT from the coding sequence ATGGGGTGGGTCGAGGTGATCGTGCTGGGCCTCGTGCAGGGGCTCACCGAGTTCCTGCCGATCAGCTCCTCGGCGCACCTGCGGATCACCTCGGCGATCTTCTTCAGGCAGGACGCGGGCGCCTCGTTCACCGCCGTCACCCAGTTGGGCACCGAGGCGGCGGTGCTCGTCTACTTCGCCAAGGACATCTGGCGGATCACCCGTACCTGGGTGGTGGGGATCTGGGACCGCTCGGTGCGCTCCAGCCTCGACTACCGGATGGCCTGGTACGTCATCGTCGGCACCATCCCGATCGGCATCTTCGGGCTGCTGTTCAAGGACGACATCCGCACGGCCGCCCGGAACCTGTGGCTGGTGGCGACCGTGTTGATCGTCTTCGCGTTCATCCTGGCGTTCGCCGAGTTCTGGGGCCGGCAGACCCGGACGATCAAGAACTTCACCATGCGGGATGCCATCGTGATGGGCTTCGCGCAGGCGATGGCGCTGATTCCCGGGGTGTCCCGCTCCGGCGGCACGCTGACCGCCGGCCTGTTCCTCAACCTCACCCGCGAGGTGGCCGCCCGGTACTCCTTCCTGCTGGCCATCCCCGCGGTGCTGATCTCCGGCCTGTTCAGCCTGCCGGACGTGTTCGACTCCAGCGGGCATCACCCGTCCGGGGCGCAGATGGTGGTGGCCACCGTGATCGCGTTCGGTGTGGGGTACGCCTCGATCGCCTGGCTGCTGCGCTATGTGTCGCATCACACCCTGTACCTGTTCGTGCTCTACCGGGTGGCGCTGGGCAGCCTCGTGCTGGCCCTGCTGATGACCGGGACGATCGCCGCCACCTGA
- a CDS encoding histidine phosphatase family protein — MAIVATVLLLRHGRTTANAEGGLAGRRPVELDGIGRAQALAVGARLAGLPLAAVVTSPLARCRQTLDLALPGVDQTVEDGLIECGYGAWEGQPLKTLAKDPLWPVVQQHPSAAVFPGGEAMAEMARRAVGAVRSWDARLTAEHGPEALWLACSHGDVIKAIVADALGLHLDLFQRVVADPASVTAIRYTPTRPFVLRLNDTGGDLAGLVVPKKTRRRRSRAADSDAPVGGGAGSADAGAAQVG, encoded by the coding sequence CTGGCGATCGTGGCGACAGTACTGCTCCTCCGGCACGGCCGGACCACCGCGAACGCCGAGGGCGGGCTGGCCGGGCGGCGGCCGGTCGAGTTGGACGGGATCGGGCGGGCGCAGGCGCTCGCGGTCGGTGCCCGGCTGGCCGGCCTGCCGCTGGCCGCGGTGGTGACCAGCCCGCTGGCGCGCTGCCGGCAGACCCTCGACCTGGCGCTGCCCGGGGTCGATCAGACCGTCGAGGACGGCCTGATCGAGTGCGGGTACGGCGCCTGGGAGGGCCAGCCGCTGAAGACGCTGGCCAAGGATCCACTGTGGCCGGTGGTCCAGCAGCATCCCAGCGCGGCGGTGTTTCCCGGCGGCGAGGCGATGGCCGAGATGGCGCGCCGCGCGGTCGGCGCGGTGCGCTCCTGGGACGCCCGGCTGACCGCCGAGCACGGGCCGGAGGCGCTCTGGCTGGCGTGCAGCCACGGCGATGTGATCAAGGCCATTGTCGCGGATGCGCTCGGCCTGCACCTGGACCTGTTCCAGCGGGTCGTGGCCGATCCGGCCTCGGTCACCGCCATCCGGTACACCCCGACCCGTCCGTTCGTGCTCCGGCTGAACGACACCGGCGGGGACCTGGCCGGGCTGGTCGTCCCGAAGAAGACCCGGCGGCGCCGGTCCCGGGCGGCCGACTCCGACGCGCCGGTGGGCGGCGGTGCCGGCAGCGCGGACGCGGGCGCGGCCCAGGTCGGCTGA
- a CDS encoding DUF3090 domain-containing protein, producing MTHQVHAFEPPERFVAGTVGPPGERTFFLQARGGGRVVSVALEKVQVSLLAEKLEELLSEANRRFGIKLPEPPAATTDNEPLDTPVDEEFRVGTLGLAFDVDTATVVIEAIAAGEAEAEIELAGAEAELAAEPDAVGEDAIDEEEPDPDLDRLRVRLTPEAAREFIDRARRVVAAGRPPCPLCGQPLDPAGHLCPRNNGYHR from the coding sequence ATGACCCACCAGGTGCATGCCTTCGAGCCGCCCGAGCGGTTCGTCGCCGGGACCGTGGGTCCGCCGGGGGAGCGGACGTTCTTTCTGCAGGCCCGCGGTGGTGGCCGCGTGGTCAGTGTGGCGCTGGAGAAGGTCCAGGTGTCGCTGCTGGCCGAGAAGCTTGAGGAACTGCTCAGCGAGGCGAACCGGAGGTTCGGCATCAAGCTGCCGGAGCCGCCGGCGGCCACCACCGACAACGAGCCGCTGGACACCCCGGTGGACGAGGAGTTCCGGGTCGGCACGCTGGGACTGGCGTTCGACGTCGACACCGCCACCGTGGTGATCGAGGCGATCGCGGCCGGCGAGGCGGAGGCGGAGATCGAACTCGCCGGTGCCGAGGCCGAGCTGGCCGCCGAGCCGGACGCGGTCGGCGAGGACGCCATCGACGAGGAGGAGCCGGATCCGGACCTCGACCGGCTGCGGGTGCGGCTGACCCCGGAGGCGGCCCGGGAGTTCATCGACCGCGCCCGCCGGGTGGTGGCGGCCGGCCGGCCGCCCTGCCCGCTGTGCGGCCAGCCGCTCGATCCGGCGGGCCATCTCTGCCCCCGGAACAACGGCTACCACCGGTGA
- a CDS encoding SCO1664 family protein yields MTSADLRPVLTEEVALRLLREGEVELEGRLADASNTTLRGVITLDDVVARCVYKPVAGERPLWDFPDGTLAGREVGAYLVSRATGWDVVPPTVLRDGPFGPGACQLWIDEPDDVEPLVGFVPAASLPPRWFRVAAAQDEDGLPYALAHADDPRLARLAIFDAVINNADRKGAHVLHGPDDRIYGVDHGVSFHVEDKLRTVLWGWSRRALPEDAVEVLARLAEDLAGALGAELAEHLTRAEVAATVARVRRLRAHSRFPRPSEDWPAVPWPPI; encoded by the coding sequence GTGACCTCTGCGGACCTGCGACCGGTGTTGACGGAGGAGGTCGCCCTGCGGCTGTTGCGCGAGGGCGAGGTCGAGCTGGAGGGCCGGCTCGCCGACGCGTCGAACACGACGCTGCGCGGCGTCATCACCCTCGACGACGTGGTGGCCCGGTGCGTCTACAAGCCGGTGGCGGGGGAGCGGCCGCTCTGGGACTTTCCGGACGGCACCCTCGCGGGCCGGGAGGTCGGCGCGTACCTCGTCTCCCGGGCGACCGGCTGGGACGTGGTGCCGCCCACGGTGCTGCGGGACGGCCCGTTCGGGCCGGGCGCCTGCCAGCTCTGGATCGACGAACCGGACGACGTGGAGCCGCTGGTCGGGTTCGTGCCCGCGGCCAGCCTGCCGCCCCGGTGGTTCCGGGTCGCCGCGGCGCAGGACGAGGACGGCCTGCCGTACGCGCTGGCGCACGCCGACGATCCCCGGCTGGCCCGCCTGGCGATCTTCGACGCGGTGATCAACAACGCCGACCGCAAGGGCGCGCACGTGCTGCACGGCCCGGACGACCGGATCTACGGCGTCGACCACGGGGTGAGCTTCCACGTCGAGGACAAGCTGCGCACGGTGCTGTGGGGCTGGTCCCGCCGCGCCCTGCCGGAGGACGCGGTCGAGGTGCTGGCCCGGCTGGCCGAGGACCTGGCCGGGGCGCTCGGCGCGGAGCTGGCCGAGCATCTGACCCGGGCCGAGGTGGCCGCCACCGTCGCCCGGGTGCGGCGGCTGCGCGCCCACAGCCGCTTTCCCCGCCCCTCCGAGGACTGGCCGGCGGTGCCCTGGCCGCCGATCTGA
- the mshC gene encoding cysteine--1-D-myo-inosityl 2-amino-2-deoxy-alpha-D-glucopyranoside ligase, whose translation MESWAGHELPRLPGAGRPLALYDSARRGVHPTRPPGAATLYVCGITPYDATHLGHAATMIAFDLVQRMWRDAGLPVTYVQNVTDIDDPLLERAQRDHEDWVVLAMRETALFREDMEALRIIPPTHYVGAVESIPDIADKVLLLLKDGAAYRLEDGTGDVYFDVAAAPRWGAESNLDRAQMLELFAERGGDPDRAGKRDRLDPLLWRGARPDEPSWPGGELGPGRPGWHIECATIALNLLGATIDVQGGGNDLIFPHHECSAAHAERLTGALPFARHYAHAGMIGLDGEKMSKSRGNLVFVSRLRADRVDPMAIRLGLLAGHYRDDRAWTDEVLATAQGRLTRWRSAAAAPAGPSAGELLAGVRERLADDLDTPAVLALVDAWAAAAVAGEGTDADAPALMAATVDALLGVRL comes from the coding sequence ATGGAATCTTGGGCGGGACATGAGCTGCCGCGGCTGCCGGGGGCCGGCCGGCCGCTCGCGTTGTACGACTCGGCGCGCCGCGGTGTGCACCCCACCCGCCCGCCGGGCGCGGCCACGCTGTACGTCTGCGGCATCACGCCGTACGACGCCACCCACCTCGGCCACGCCGCCACGATGATCGCCTTCGACCTCGTCCAGCGGATGTGGCGGGACGCCGGGCTGCCCGTGACGTACGTGCAGAACGTCACCGACATCGACGATCCGCTGCTGGAGCGGGCGCAGCGCGACCACGAGGACTGGGTGGTCCTGGCGATGCGCGAGACGGCCCTGTTCCGGGAGGACATGGAGGCGCTGCGGATCATCCCGCCGACGCACTACGTGGGCGCGGTGGAGTCGATCCCGGACATCGCCGACAAGGTGCTGCTGCTGCTCAAGGACGGCGCGGCGTACCGGTTGGAGGACGGCACCGGCGACGTGTACTTCGACGTCGCCGCCGCGCCGCGGTGGGGCGCGGAGTCGAACCTCGACCGGGCGCAGATGCTGGAACTCTTCGCCGAGCGGGGCGGTGACCCGGACCGGGCCGGCAAGCGGGACCGGCTCGACCCGCTGCTGTGGCGCGGCGCCCGCCCCGACGAACCCTCCTGGCCCGGCGGTGAGCTGGGTCCGGGCCGGCCGGGCTGGCACATCGAGTGCGCCACCATCGCGCTCAACCTGCTGGGCGCCACGATCGACGTCCAGGGCGGCGGCAACGACCTGATCTTCCCGCACCACGAGTGTTCGGCGGCGCACGCCGAGCGGCTCACCGGGGCGCTGCCGTTCGCGCGGCACTACGCGCACGCCGGCATGATCGGGCTGGACGGCGAGAAGATGTCCAAGTCCCGGGGCAACCTCGTCTTCGTGTCCCGGCTGCGGGCCGACCGGGTCGATCCGATGGCCATCCGGCTGGGCCTGCTGGCCGGGCACTACCGCGACGACCGGGCGTGGACCGACGAGGTGCTGGCCACCGCGCAGGGCCGGCTAACCCGCTGGCGCTCGGCCGCCGCCGCGCCCGCCGGCCCGTCCGCCGGCGAGCTGCTGGCCGGGGTACGCGAGCGGCTCGCCGACGACCTGGACACCCCCGCCGTGCTGGCCCTGGTGGACGCCTGGGCGGCGGCCGCGGTGGCCGGCGAGGGCACCGACGCGGACGCTCCCGCGCTGATGGCCGCGACCGTGGACGCGCTGCTCGGCGTCCGGCTCTGA
- a CDS encoding helix-turn-helix domain-containing protein: protein MKDLARRLAALDPDAGAALRVIARFDQLTHAHAGLPAIVREAATLAGCPARLVDAGGRLSVRVEPGGAARPVAGLADPAWPSAPVPGAHGAAIWLECAEPADLVAATVLDRAVVAAATALRDTEGGGGPAVPDESGWVDLVTDAAVPEPDRMHAARRLGLLPTAPARAVAVYGAAPHVEPVPPPDPTPYRTQRAGLGPAVPVCELPSSWAAARVALRFTAAGSPLDPGPRTVAYDELGGLALLAAAVGPATSRPPDVHALAEVAAGAPWALTTLTALVETDSLRTAAATLPVHHSTLRYRLAMIERQLGWTVRDPKGRLRLHLALVLRRLHQNPV, encoded by the coding sequence ATGAAGGATCTCGCCCGCCGGCTCGCCGCCCTCGATCCCGACGCGGGCGCGGCGCTTCGGGTCATCGCCCGGTTCGACCAGCTGACCCATGCGCACGCCGGCCTGCCGGCGATCGTGCGGGAGGCCGCCACCCTGGCCGGCTGCCCGGCCCGGCTGGTCGACGCGGGCGGCCGCCTCTCGGTACGCGTCGAACCCGGCGGCGCCGCCCGGCCGGTGGCCGGACTGGCCGATCCGGCCTGGCCGTCCGCGCCCGTCCCCGGCGCCCACGGCGCGGCGATCTGGCTGGAGTGCGCCGAACCCGCGGACCTCGTCGCCGCGACGGTGCTGGACCGCGCGGTGGTCGCGGCGGCCACCGCGCTGCGCGACACCGAGGGTGGCGGCGGGCCGGCCGTACCCGACGAATCCGGCTGGGTCGACCTCGTCACCGACGCCGCGGTGCCCGAACCGGACCGGATGCACGCCGCCCGCCGGCTGGGTCTGCTGCCCACCGCGCCGGCCCGGGCCGTGGCCGTGTACGGCGCCGCGCCCCACGTGGAGCCGGTCCCGCCGCCCGACCCGACGCCGTACCGGACGCAGCGGGCCGGCCTCGGACCCGCGGTACCGGTCTGCGAGCTGCCCTCGTCCTGGGCCGCCGCCCGGGTCGCCCTGCGGTTCACCGCCGCGGGGTCACCGCTGGATCCCGGCCCGCGGACCGTCGCCTACGACGAGTTGGGCGGGCTGGCCCTGCTGGCCGCCGCGGTCGGCCCGGCCACCAGCCGGCCACCCGACGTCCACGCGCTCGCCGAGGTCGCCGCGGGCGCACCCTGGGCGTTGACCACCCTCACCGCGCTCGTCGAGACCGACAGCCTGCGCACCGCGGCGGCCACCCTGCCGGTGCACCATTCGACGCTGCGGTACCGGCTCGCGATGATCGAACGCCAGCTCGGCTGGACGGTACGCGATCCGAAGGGCCGGCTGCGCCTGCACCTGGCCCTCGTGCTGCGCCGGCTGCACCAGAATCCGGTCTGA
- a CDS encoding cellulose binding domain-containing protein produces the protein MINRRRLLAGATAALAVVAATVFGLGTANAESNGGVRVMPLGDSITDGLTVPGGYRIDLWQKLVAGGYTVDFVGSLSNGPANLGDHDHEGHSGWTIAQIDANVVNWLRTYNPRTILLHIGTNDIYGSDPAGAPARLSTLIDHITAQSPNTELFVATIIPLGFSDSVVRAYNAQIPGIVQSKASAGKHVHLVEMYSALTTADLADGVHPNAVGYGKMANVWYSSLLSVPGSLSNGTPPTTAPPTTVPPTTAPPTTVPPSTVPPTTVPPSVGCSASVSLNSWTGGFVATVRVTAGSAAVSGWTVTMTLPSGASVTNAWNADRSGSSGTVQFTNVSYNGSIAAGQYTEFGFQGVGSGGGMTPTCTAR, from the coding sequence ATGATCAACAGAAGGCGCCTGTTGGCCGGCGCGACCGCCGCGCTGGCCGTCGTCGCCGCCACCGTTTTCGGGCTCGGTACGGCCAACGCCGAATCGAACGGCGGCGTCCGGGTGATGCCGCTCGGCGACTCCATCACCGACGGTCTCACGGTACCCGGCGGATACCGGATCGATCTCTGGCAGAAGCTCGTGGCCGGCGGGTACACGGTCGACTTCGTCGGCTCCCTCTCCAACGGCCCGGCCAACCTCGGCGACCACGACCACGAGGGACACTCGGGCTGGACGATCGCGCAGATCGACGCGAACGTCGTGAACTGGCTGCGCACGTACAACCCGCGGACCATCCTGCTGCACATCGGCACCAACGACATCTACGGCAGCGACCCGGCCGGCGCCCCGGCGCGACTGTCCACGCTGATCGACCACATCACCGCGCAGTCGCCCAACACCGAGTTGTTCGTGGCGACGATCATTCCGCTGGGCTTCTCCGACTCGGTCGTGCGGGCGTACAACGCCCAGATCCCGGGGATCGTGCAGAGCAAGGCCAGCGCCGGCAAGCACGTGCACCTGGTGGAGATGTACAGCGCGCTGACCACCGCCGACCTGGCCGACGGGGTGCACCCCAACGCGGTCGGCTACGGCAAGATGGCGAACGTCTGGTACAGCTCGCTGCTCTCGGTGCCCGGCAGCCTCAGCAACGGCACGCCGCCGACCACGGCTCCGCCCACGACTGTTCCGCCCACGACGGCGCCGCCGACGACTGTTCCTCCGTCGACTGTTCCGCCGACGACGGTGCCGCCGTCGGTGGGGTGTTCGGCGTCGGTGTCGTTGAATTCGTGGACGGGTGGTTTTGTGGCCACGGTGCGGGTGACGGCGGGGTCGGCTGCGGTGAGTGGGTGGACGGTGACGATGACGTTGCCGTCGGGGGCGAGTGTGACGAATGCGTGGAATGCGGATCGTAGTGGTAGTAGTGGGACGGTGCAGTTCACGAATGTGAGTTACAACGGTTCGATTGCTGCGGGTCAGTACACGGAGTTCGGGTTCCAGGGGGTTGGTAGTGGGGGTGGGATGACACCCACCTGCACCGCCCGCTGA